From Gammaproteobacteria bacterium, a single genomic window includes:
- a CDS encoding helix-turn-helix domain-containing protein: protein MSTGGLPLLLTVEEAGELLRIGRTKAYAMAREWRETGGRSGLPVIDLGHVLRVPRRSLEELLGAELPDVPRPEPVEKASQASAPGAPPRSPVSAPTETSPGKRTQATGRSQPCRKAMANQLDLSTPNQPRAEDGNQMKNQPRNRPKIDRRVHTCGSGRGGVS, encoded by the coding sequence GTGTCAACCGGAGGGCTCCCACTGCTGCTGACCGTCGAGGAGGCGGGCGAGTTGCTGAGAATCGGGCGGACCAAGGCTTACGCCATGGCAAGGGAGTGGCGGGAGACCGGCGGACGATCCGGCCTCCCGGTGATCGACCTCGGCCATGTCCTGAGAGTGCCGAGACGATCGTTGGAAGAGCTGCTCGGTGCTGAACTGCCTGACGTTCCCCGTCCGGAACCGGTAGAAAAGGCAAGCCAAGCCTCGGCGCCGGGCGCACCGCCACGATCACCGGTGAGCGCGCCCACTGAAACATCACCCGGCAAGCGAACACAAGCCACCGGCCGAAGCCAACCTTGCCGCAAAGCAATGGCGAACCAGCTCGACCTCTCGACACCGAACCAGCCGCGAGCTGAGGACGGAAACCAGATGAAGAACCAACCTCGAAATCGGCCGAAGATCGACAGACGAGTGCACACCTGCGGTAGCGGGCGAGGAGGCGTCTCGTGA
- a CDS encoding tyrosine-type recombinase/integrase yields MRGHIAKKGNRYYVVIYEGVDPATGKGRHRWHAAGPTRKGAERLLVELVKRHHDGEYRPPQKITLGEYLERWLPTQKARLAASTFSSYQRNIRLHVVPYIGSIPLQRLMPEDLDGLYAHLLDDGRRNKGGGALSPKSVRLVHSVIHKALADAHRKGSVTRNVADVADAPTISAGARPKMKAWKADELRRFLELVEDHPLHTAFYVKANTGMRRGELLGLTWRAIDFDNARLSVTQTVTAPDYKIDVSDVKSAHSLRTIDLDARTVRILRTWRKRQLEEYMETGVRTDDSGFVFARPDGSPIHPDYFSQTFDRLLAKLDLPRIRLHDLRHTHATLLIKEGVPVKVVSERLGHASVAFTMQVYQHVLPGMQADAAATFGEIVFGI; encoded by the coding sequence ATGAGAGGCCACATCGCCAAGAAAGGCAACCGCTACTACGTCGTCATCTACGAGGGCGTCGACCCGGCAACCGGCAAGGGACGCCACCGCTGGCACGCCGCCGGCCCCACCCGCAAGGGAGCCGAGCGCCTGCTCGTCGAGTTGGTCAAGCGGCATCACGACGGTGAGTACCGCCCGCCGCAGAAGATCACCCTCGGCGAGTACCTCGAACGCTGGCTGCCGACCCAGAAAGCCAGACTCGCTGCCTCGACGTTCTCCTCGTACCAACGAAACATCAGGCTGCACGTCGTTCCCTACATCGGCTCGATTCCGCTCCAGCGTTTGATGCCTGAGGATCTCGATGGCCTCTACGCGCACCTCCTCGACGATGGAAGACGTAACAAAGGCGGCGGGGCGCTCAGCCCCAAGAGCGTCCGACTGGTACACAGCGTCATCCACAAGGCACTCGCCGACGCCCACCGCAAGGGATCGGTGACCCGCAACGTCGCCGACGTCGCCGACGCACCGACGATCTCCGCCGGGGCCCGCCCGAAGATGAAGGCCTGGAAGGCCGACGAACTCCGACGGTTCCTCGAACTCGTCGAAGACCATCCACTGCATACAGCGTTCTACGTCAAGGCGAACACCGGGATGCGCCGCGGCGAACTGCTCGGCCTCACCTGGCGCGCCATCGACTTCGACAACGCCAGGCTCTCCGTCACCCAGACCGTGACCGCGCCCGACTACAAGATTGATGTGTCCGACGTCAAGAGCGCTCACAGCCTCCGAACCATCGACCTCGACGCACGCACCGTCAGGATCCTGCGAACGTGGCGGAAACGGCAACTCGAGGAGTACATGGAGACCGGTGTCAGGACCGATGACTCAGGCTTCGTGTTCGCCCGTCCCGACGGATCACCTATCCACCCCGACTACTTCTCCCAGACCTTCGACCGGCTCCTCGCCAAGCTCGACCTCCCCAGGATCCGACTGCACGATCTCCGGCACACCCACGCCACGCTCCTCATCAAGGAGGGGGTGCCGGTCAAGGTCGTCAGCGAACGCCTCGGCCACGCCAGCGTCGCCTTCACCATGCAGGTCTACCAACACGTCCTGCCCGGCATGCAAGCCGACGCGGCGGCGACGTTCGGGGAGATCGTGTTCGGGATCTAG
- a CDS encoding helix-turn-helix domain-containing protein has translation MSPNPHSSPSPEVDLNQAVAYNIREARLLRGWTQEELADRLEPYLGQRLTQAGVSSIERAWDGERRREFDAHELLIFAMVFDLPILWFLLPPPGDHRVMRSTTRPVDELYTWLLGRPDQLEPVYERLRQLGISDPTAAEDTVEKITGVPATAKQWGYRERRKELLLALLDEHADSLDNAVDELGRWVDHLRQVGIRGFIAEHTGDEDFTYPKGTAPTAKGAPPADAEEPIPGDTGEHQQ, from the coding sequence ATGTCCCCCAATCCCCACTCATCGCCATCACCAGAAGTCGACCTCAACCAGGCCGTCGCCTACAACATCCGAGAGGCCCGGCTGCTACGTGGCTGGACCCAGGAAGAGCTCGCCGACCGGCTCGAGCCCTATCTCGGCCAGCGGCTCACCCAAGCTGGCGTCTCGTCCATCGAACGGGCCTGGGACGGTGAGCGGCGCCGAGAGTTCGACGCCCACGAGCTGCTGATCTTCGCCATGGTCTTCGACCTGCCGATCCTGTGGTTCCTCCTCCCCCCACCCGGCGACCACCGGGTCATGCGATCCACGACCCGACCCGTCGATGAGCTGTATACCTGGCTGCTTGGACGACCCGATCAGCTTGAACCGGTCTACGAGCGGCTCCGCCAGCTCGGCATCTCTGATCCCACCGCAGCGGAAGACACTGTGGAGAAGATCACCGGCGTCCCCGCTACGGCAAAACAGTGGGGCTACCGGGAACGCCGCAAGGAGCTGCTCCTTGCGCTCCTCGACGAACACGCGGACTCGCTCGACAACGCCGTCGACGAACTTGGCCGCTGGGTCGACCATCTCCGCCAGGTCGGGATCCGAGGGTTCATCGCCGAGCACACCGGCGACGAAGACTTCACCTACCCGAAAGGAACAGCTCCCACCGCGAAGGGTGCGCCGCCTGCCGATGCGGAAGAGCCGATACCAGGCGACACAGGTGAGCACCAGCAATAA